A genomic window from Streptomyces sp. HUAS YS2 includes:
- a CDS encoding VOC family protein gives MFNAITHSQIFVLDQDEALDFYVGKLGLEVNTDVDLGFMRWLTVNVPGSPDRQILLEKPGAPAHSEEIAAQIRDLLTKGAMGGHLIFSTDDCRKTYETLLAKGVEFTEEPTERPYGIDCGLRDPFGNSIRFTQPKAG, from the coding sequence ATGTTCAACGCCATCACGCACTCGCAGATTTTCGTCCTCGACCAGGACGAGGCCCTCGACTTCTACGTCGGCAAGCTCGGCCTGGAGGTCAACACCGACGTCGACCTCGGCTTCATGCGCTGGCTGACCGTCAACGTCCCCGGCTCCCCGGACCGCCAGATCCTGCTGGAGAAGCCCGGCGCGCCCGCGCACTCCGAGGAGATCGCGGCGCAGATCCGCGACCTGCTCACCAAGGGCGCCATGGGCGGCCACCTCATCTTCAGCACCGACGACTGCCGCAAGACCTACGAGACGCTGCTCGCCAAGGGTGTCGAGTTCACCGAGGAGCCCACGGAGCGCCCGTACGGCATCGACTGCGGCCTGCGCGACCCGTTCGGCAACAGCATCCGCTTCACCCAGCCGAAGGCCGGCTGA
- a CDS encoding amidohydrolase family protein gives MNPDELVAIDVHTHAEVSAKGGASLSAELDRAAGAYFKAEHRHPTLPEIATYYRERRMACVVFTVDAESATGTPPVPNEEIAEAAAENPDVIIPFAGVDPYKGKAAVRQIRRLVEEFGVRGFKFHPNIQAFRPDDRMAYPLYEAIEDAGAIAVFHTGQTGIGAGAPGGGGIRLKYSNPMHVDDVAADFPGMRIILAHPSFPWQDEALAVATHKPNVYIDLSGWSPKYFPPQLVRYADSLLQDKVLFGSDYPLLTPDRWLADFAGLPIKDEVRPKILKENAARLLGLTTT, from the coding sequence CTGAACCCGGACGAGCTCGTCGCCATCGACGTGCACACCCACGCGGAGGTCTCCGCGAAGGGCGGCGCCTCTCTCTCGGCCGAGTTGGACCGGGCGGCCGGCGCGTACTTCAAGGCGGAGCACCGTCACCCGACGCTGCCGGAGATCGCCACGTACTACCGCGAGCGCCGGATGGCGTGCGTGGTGTTCACGGTGGACGCGGAGTCGGCCACCGGCACCCCGCCGGTGCCGAACGAGGAGATCGCCGAGGCCGCGGCCGAGAACCCCGACGTCATCATCCCGTTCGCCGGCGTCGACCCGTACAAGGGGAAGGCGGCGGTCCGTCAGATCCGGCGGCTCGTCGAGGAATTCGGAGTCAGGGGCTTCAAGTTCCACCCGAACATCCAGGCCTTCCGCCCCGACGACCGGATGGCGTACCCGCTGTACGAGGCGATCGAGGACGCGGGGGCGATCGCGGTCTTCCACACCGGGCAGACCGGCATCGGCGCGGGCGCGCCGGGCGGCGGCGGCATCCGGCTGAAGTACTCGAACCCGATGCACGTGGACGACGTCGCAGCGGACTTCCCCGGCATGCGGATCATCCTCGCCCATCCGTCCTTCCCGTGGCAGGACGAGGCGCTCGCGGTCGCCACCCACAAGCCGAACGTGTACATCGACCTGTCCGGCTGGTCCCCGAAGTACTTCCCGCCGCAGCTGGTCCGGTACGCCGACAGCCTGCTCCAGGACAAGGTCCTCTTCGGCTCGGACTACCCGCTGCTGACCCCGGACCGCTGGCTGGCCGACTTCGCCGGGCTCCCGATCAAGGACGAGGTCCGTCCGAAGATCCTCAAGGAGAACGCGGCCCGCCTGCTCGGCCTCACCACCACCTGA
- a CDS encoding carboxylesterase/lipase family protein: MTATAPVVRTAHGPVRGDLRIDGTLRFLGIPYAQPPVGALRFAAPVPPEPWTEPLDATAYGPTAQRRPFAEMTTIPEPSIPGDGVLNLNVFTPAADPAAALPVLVWIHGGGYVAGSAASPWYDGAAFNRDGIVLVSIGYRLGVEGFLHLDDAPDNRGVRDWIAALEWVRDNIAAFGGDPAKVTIAGQSAGGGAVQTLLAIPSARGLFRAAISVSGAVMRPQGRDLAETVSALFTARTGVPAAAAALRDLSDDELIDLQDRLDEDGPEREALPMVVLAPFADGELVPAPVHEALVAGTAGADVPLMLGCTAHEFDSMEPRELGAAVTDAMFRVPATEIATARARAGSPTWLYEFAWEATAPAFEGLAHHCVDLPFAFDLLDAPGVPEALGEAPPQALADAVHGAWVRFVRDLDPGPEWPRHTGDSTGAHLWSA; encoded by the coding sequence ATGACCGCGACCGCACCCGTCGTCCGCACCGCCCACGGGCCGGTGCGGGGCGACCTCCGCATCGACGGCACCCTGCGCTTCCTCGGCATCCCCTACGCACAACCGCCGGTCGGCGCCCTGCGGTTCGCGGCACCCGTGCCGCCCGAGCCCTGGACGGAGCCGCTGGACGCCACCGCGTACGGCCCCACCGCCCAGCGCCGCCCGTTCGCCGAGATGACCACGATCCCCGAGCCGTCGATCCCCGGCGACGGGGTGCTCAACCTCAACGTGTTCACCCCGGCGGCCGACCCGGCGGCGGCGCTGCCCGTCCTCGTGTGGATCCACGGGGGCGGGTACGTGGCGGGCTCGGCGGCCAGCCCCTGGTACGACGGGGCGGCGTTCAACCGGGACGGCATCGTGCTGGTGTCGATCGGCTACCGGCTCGGCGTCGAGGGCTTCCTGCACCTCGACGACGCCCCCGACAACCGGGGCGTGCGGGACTGGATCGCGGCCCTGGAATGGGTCCGGGACAACATCGCCGCGTTCGGCGGCGACCCCGCCAAGGTGACGATCGCCGGCCAGTCCGCGGGCGGCGGGGCCGTCCAGACCCTGCTCGCGATCCCGTCCGCCCGCGGACTGTTCCGCGCCGCGATCTCGGTCTCCGGGGCGGTCATGCGGCCCCAGGGCCGCGACCTGGCCGAGACGGTGTCGGCGCTGTTCACCGCCCGTACCGGCGTCCCGGCCGCCGCCGCGGCGCTCCGCGACCTCTCCGACGACGAACTGATCGACCTCCAGGACCGGTTGGACGAGGACGGACCCGAGCGCGAGGCGCTCCCGATGGTGGTCCTCGCCCCGTTCGCGGACGGCGAGCTGGTCCCCGCGCCCGTGCACGAGGCCCTCGTCGCGGGAACGGCCGGCGCCGACGTCCCCCTGATGCTGGGTTGCACCGCCCACGAGTTCGACAGCATGGAGCCCCGGGAACTGGGCGCGGCCGTCACCGACGCGATGTTCCGCGTCCCCGCCACGGAGATCGCCACGGCGCGGGCGCGGGCGGGCAGCCCGACCTGGCTGTACGAGTTCGCCTGGGAGGCCACGGCCCCCGCCTTCGAAGGCCTGGCCCACCACTGCGTCGACCTGCCTTTCGCCTTCGACCTGCTGGACGCCCCCGGCGTTCCCGAGGCCCTCGGCGAGGCGCCGCCGCAGGCGCTCGCCGACGCCGTCCACGGCGCCTGGGTGCGTTTCGTCCGGGACCTCGACCCGGGTCCCGAGTGGCCCCGGCACACCGGGGACAGCACGGGAGCGCACCTCTGGTCCGCGTGA
- a CDS encoding MFS transporter, whose amino-acid sequence MNASEARPPAAPPAVPDQPAAPGRAASGTSLVRLMPLLTVANAAMYLVYMGIGAVLLPLQVEQVDPADKVANFGLVAGVAAIFATLFNPLAGLLSDRSGRRNPWILGGGLAALGALALLGQARTVLLVTIAWCLVQATMNVYQAAVTAVVPDRVPVERRGLASAMVGIGTPIGTAAGISLATLFVPGDIDLGYLVMGAVIAGAAVLFTALVREQRRTDLAPAPLGKQLAAFATTLKDADFRWVFIGRFLTMLGFFAVSLFQLYILQDHIALPEGLDPTEAVAFIAPIDAGVTLVATLLGGLLSDRIGRRKPLVGISCALSGLAMMIPVVKPDWTGMLIFTVVAALAFGCYMAVDTALVTLVLPSAGDAARDMGVLNIANAGPQIIAPFLASLLVGLLGYDGLYAVAALITLLGAAAVIPIRKVR is encoded by the coding sequence ATGAACGCATCCGAAGCCCGGCCCCCCGCCGCCCCGCCGGCTGTCCCCGACCAGCCCGCCGCGCCCGGCAGGGCCGCCTCCGGCACGTCCCTGGTCCGCCTGATGCCCCTGCTCACCGTGGCCAACGCCGCGATGTACCTGGTCTACATGGGCATCGGCGCGGTGCTGCTGCCGCTCCAGGTCGAGCAGGTCGACCCGGCGGACAAGGTGGCCAACTTCGGCCTCGTCGCCGGTGTCGCCGCGATCTTCGCCACGCTGTTCAACCCCCTCGCGGGCCTGCTCTCCGACCGCTCCGGCCGGCGCAACCCGTGGATCCTCGGCGGCGGCCTGGCGGCCCTCGGCGCCCTGGCGCTGCTCGGCCAGGCCCGGACCGTTCTGCTGGTCACCATCGCCTGGTGTCTCGTCCAGGCGACGATGAACGTCTACCAGGCCGCCGTGACCGCCGTCGTCCCCGACCGGGTCCCCGTGGAACGCCGCGGCCTGGCATCGGCGATGGTAGGCATCGGCACCCCGATCGGCACCGCCGCCGGCATCTCGCTCGCCACCCTGTTCGTGCCGGGCGACATCGACCTGGGCTACCTCGTGATGGGCGCCGTGATCGCGGGCGCGGCCGTCCTGTTCACCGCGCTCGTCCGCGAGCAGCGGCGCACCGACCTCGCGCCCGCTCCGCTGGGCAAGCAGCTCGCCGCCTTCGCGACCACCCTGAAGGACGCGGACTTCCGCTGGGTGTTCATCGGCCGCTTCCTGACGATGCTCGGCTTCTTCGCCGTGTCGCTGTTCCAGCTGTACATCCTCCAGGACCACATCGCGCTGCCCGAAGGACTCGACCCGACCGAGGCGGTCGCGTTCATCGCCCCGATCGACGCGGGCGTCACCCTGGTCGCCACCCTCCTCGGCGGACTGCTCTCCGACCGCATCGGCCGCCGCAAGCCGCTGGTCGGTATCTCCTGCGCCCTCTCCGGCCTGGCCATGATGATCCCGGTCGTGAAGCCGGACTGGACCGGCATGCTGATCTTCACCGTCGTCGCCGCCCTGGCCTTCGGCTGCTACATGGCCGTGGACACCGCCCTGGTCACCCTGGTGCTGCCCAGCGCCGGCGACGCGGCCCGCGACATGGGCGTGCTCAACATCGCCAACGCCGGCCCGCAGATCATCGCCCCGTTCCTCGCCTCGCTCCTGGTCGGCCTGCTCGGCTACGACGGCCTGTACGCCGTCGCCGCGCTGATCACCCTGCTCGGTGCCGCCGCGGTGATCCCGATCAGGAAGGTGCGCTGA
- a CDS encoding PaaX family transcriptional regulator C-terminal domain-containing protein has product MTHPAPPARTASAAEPGSPPRPQSLMLSFFGIHVLGTGTALSSASVIDAFARVDVGEDAVRSTLTRMVSRGLLERHRRGRRMYFSLTPRAAEVLADGEERIHRRGAVNRGWDGTWTLVGFSLPESWRSERHDLRSRLVWAGFGPLQSGLWVAPGCVDVAPIAAELGLGDRIRAFHGEAAAPTEAGPLLRTAFDVDAIAGGYRSFLARWGDGPGPAEVRDDLGRQLVLHTDWLDLVRRDPHLPAEHLPEDWPAVRAEALFRDLAARYAPGARAIAEEILDRWEPEPPPAPGA; this is encoded by the coding sequence GTGACGCACCCCGCCCCGCCCGCCCGGACCGCCTCCGCCGCCGAGCCCGGCTCCCCGCCCCGCCCGCAGTCGCTGATGCTGAGCTTCTTCGGCATCCACGTGCTCGGCACCGGGACCGCACTGTCCTCGGCGAGCGTGATCGACGCCTTCGCCCGGGTCGACGTCGGCGAGGACGCCGTCCGCTCGACCCTGACCCGCATGGTGAGCCGCGGACTGCTGGAACGGCACCGGCGCGGCCGCCGGATGTACTTCTCGCTGACGCCCCGCGCGGCCGAGGTCCTCGCCGACGGCGAGGAGCGGATCCACCGGAGGGGCGCGGTCAACCGCGGCTGGGACGGCACCTGGACGCTGGTCGGCTTCTCGCTCCCGGAGTCCTGGCGCAGCGAACGCCACGACCTGCGCTCACGGTTGGTCTGGGCGGGCTTCGGGCCGCTGCAGAGCGGGCTCTGGGTCGCCCCGGGGTGCGTGGACGTCGCGCCCATCGCCGCCGAACTCGGGTTGGGGGACCGTATCAGGGCCTTCCACGGGGAGGCCGCCGCGCCCACCGAGGCCGGCCCCCTGCTGCGTACCGCCTTCGACGTCGACGCGATCGCCGGGGGCTACCGGTCCTTCCTGGCGCGCTGGGGTGACGGCCCCGGCCCCGCCGAGGTGCGCGACGACCTCGGCCGCCAGCTCGTGCTGCACACCGACTGGCTCGACCTGGTGCGTCGCGATCCCCACCTGCCGGCCGAGCACCTGCCGGAGGACTGGCCGGCCGTGCGTGCCGAGGCGCTGTTCCGCGACCTGGCGGCGCGGTACGCGCCCGGGGCGCGCGCGATCGCCGAGGAGATCCTCGACCGCTGGGAGCCGGAGCCGCCACCGGCGCCGGGGGCGTAG
- a CDS encoding MaoC family dehydratase → MSLTVNGIDEIRAQAGADLGHSSWVEIAQPRVNTFADATGDHQWIHVDEERAATGPFGGTIAHGYLTLSLLIPMWSELLQVEGVSMAVNYGLNKVRFPSPVKVGSKIRTHGRVVSVVDVRGGVEVVVDLTVEIDGADKPACVAQAVYRFLA, encoded by the coding sequence ATGTCCCTCACCGTCAACGGCATCGACGAGATCCGCGCGCAGGCCGGCGCCGACCTCGGCCACAGCTCCTGGGTCGAGATCGCCCAGCCGCGCGTCAACACCTTCGCCGACGCCACCGGCGACCACCAGTGGATCCACGTCGACGAGGAGCGCGCCGCCACCGGCCCGTTCGGCGGCACCATCGCCCACGGCTACCTGACTCTCTCCCTCCTCATCCCCATGTGGAGCGAGCTGCTTCAGGTCGAAGGCGTGTCGATGGCCGTCAACTACGGCCTGAACAAGGTGCGTTTCCCCTCCCCCGTGAAGGTCGGCTCGAAGATCCGCACGCACGGCCGTGTGGTGTCCGTCGTGGACGTCAGGGGCGGTGTCGAGGTCGTCGTCGACCTGACCGTGGAGATCGACGGCGCCGACAAGCCGGCCTGCGTCGCCCAGGCGGTCTACCGCTTCCTGGCCTGA
- a CDS encoding FAD-dependent oxidoreductase encodes MDPLSSLRDAAPTPFWLDDPRRPRPAPALVGGTTCDLLVVGGGYTGLWTALVAKERDPSVDVVLIEADEVGGAASGRNGGFCESSLTHGLHNGLTRWPDEIGTLERLGRENLQAIEDTLIRYGIDCDWERTGSIAVATEPYQLEGLAEEAEAAARFGGRPVLLDAEQVRAEIDSPTFLGGLWNKDDVAMVNPARLAWGLKQACLGLGVRIHEHTPATSLDEHGALISVGTPYGRISAGRVALATNAFPSLVRRHRPYTIPVYDYALMTEPLTEAQLASVGWERRQGFADCANQFHYVRLSADNRILWGGYDAIYHYRGRVRAEHDRRPETYATLAGHFFDTFPQLEGLRFTHSWGGAIDTSTRFCVFFDTCHQGKVAYAAGFTGLGVGATRFGAEVMLDLLAGEYTERTALELVRRKPLPFPPEPVRSVGIGITKWSMARADRNEGRRNLWLRTLDRLGLGFDS; translated from the coding sequence ATGGATCCCCTCTCCTCGCTCCGGGACGCCGCGCCCACCCCCTTCTGGCTCGACGACCCGCGCCGGCCGCGGCCGGCCCCCGCCCTCGTCGGCGGCACCACCTGCGACCTGCTCGTGGTCGGCGGCGGCTACACAGGCCTGTGGACTGCCCTCGTCGCCAAGGAGCGCGATCCCTCGGTCGACGTGGTGCTCATCGAGGCCGACGAGGTCGGCGGCGCCGCCTCCGGCCGCAACGGCGGATTCTGCGAGTCCAGCCTCACCCACGGCCTGCACAACGGCCTCACGCGCTGGCCCGACGAGATCGGGACCCTGGAACGCCTCGGCCGGGAGAACCTCCAGGCCATCGAGGACACCCTCATCCGCTACGGCATCGACTGCGACTGGGAGCGCACCGGCTCCATCGCCGTCGCCACCGAGCCCTACCAGCTCGAAGGCCTCGCCGAGGAGGCCGAGGCCGCCGCCCGGTTCGGCGGCAGGCCCGTCCTCCTCGACGCCGAACAGGTTCGCGCCGAGATCGACTCGCCGACCTTCCTCGGCGGCCTGTGGAACAAGGACGACGTCGCGATGGTCAACCCGGCGCGGCTGGCCTGGGGCCTCAAGCAGGCCTGTCTCGGCCTCGGCGTCCGGATCCACGAGCACACCCCCGCAACCTCGCTCGACGAGCACGGCGCCCTGATCTCGGTGGGCACCCCGTACGGCCGGATCAGCGCCGGACGGGTCGCGCTCGCCACGAACGCCTTCCCGTCCCTCGTCCGGCGCCACCGCCCGTACACCATCCCCGTGTACGACTACGCGCTGATGACCGAGCCACTGACCGAGGCGCAGCTCGCCTCCGTCGGCTGGGAGCGCCGCCAGGGCTTCGCCGACTGCGCCAACCAGTTCCACTACGTCCGGCTCTCCGCCGACAACCGGATCCTGTGGGGCGGCTACGACGCGATCTACCACTACCGAGGCCGGGTCCGTGCCGAGCACGACCGGCGCCCGGAGACGTACGCGACCCTCGCCGGGCACTTCTTCGACACCTTCCCGCAGCTGGAGGGTCTCCGTTTCACACATTCCTGGGGCGGAGCCATCGACACGAGCACCCGCTTCTGCGTATTTTTTGACACGTGTCACCAAGGCAAGGTCGCCTACGCCGCCGGATTCACGGGACTCGGCGTCGGCGCCACCCGCTTCGGTGCCGAGGTGATGCTCGACCTGCTCGCGGGCGAGTACACCGAGCGCACCGCCCTCGAACTGGTCCGCCGCAAGCCGCTGCCCTTCCCGCCCGAGCCGGTCCGCTCGGTCGGCATCGGCATCACCAAGTGGTCCATGGCCCGTGCCGACCGGAACGAGGGGCGGCGCAACCTCTGGCTGCGCACGCTCGACCGCCTCGGCCTCGGCTTCGACAGCTGA
- a CDS encoding long-chain fatty acid--CoA ligase, with amino-acid sequence MRNQGIGSWPARRNRRTPRRTALLHEGRSFDYATLHDRSTRLAHALRGAGVERGDRVAFLGPNHPSYLETLFAAGNLGAVFVPLNTRLAVTELAYQLTDSGSRVLVHARQPDGKIAELVSATGTATLLSVEGEGPGRVYEESLAAASAEPLDEEVGHDDVCIIMYTSGTTGRAKGAVLTHGNVLWNSLNVVVDTDVAGDEVALVSAPLFHTAALNMSCLPTLLKGGTVLLESSFDPSRTLELVERHRVTGMFGVPTMYDAIAAAPGWASADLTSLRTLLCGGAPVPSRTARAYLDRGLAFVQGYGMTETAPGALVLDRGDSLSRAGSAGVPHFFTDVRVLLPSGEEAAPGEKGEIVVSGPNVTPGYWNLPEATAAAFRDGGRFRSGDVATVDADGYVTLVDRLKDMIISGGENIYPAEVEDALLAHPDVAEAAVIGVPDPTWGEVGRAVVVLRSGTSPTAEQLLTHLEGLLARYKLPRSFVLVPELPRNAAGKLLKAPLRARYGSNPTD; translated from the coding sequence ATGCGCAATCAGGGCATCGGGTCCTGGCCGGCCCGCCGGAACCGGAGGACTCCCCGCCGCACCGCCCTCCTCCACGAGGGGCGCTCGTTCGACTACGCGACCCTCCACGACCGCTCCACCCGGCTCGCCCACGCCCTGCGCGGCGCGGGCGTGGAGCGCGGGGACCGGGTCGCCTTCCTGGGCCCGAACCATCCGTCGTACCTGGAGACGCTGTTCGCCGCCGGGAACCTCGGGGCGGTCTTCGTGCCGCTCAACACCCGTCTCGCCGTGACGGAGTTGGCGTACCAGCTCACCGACTCCGGCAGCCGGGTGCTGGTGCACGCCCGGCAGCCGGACGGCAAGATCGCCGAACTGGTCTCGGCCACCGGGACCGCCACCCTGCTCTCCGTCGAGGGCGAGGGGCCGGGCCGGGTGTACGAGGAGTCGCTCGCGGCAGCGTCGGCGGAGCCGCTCGACGAGGAGGTGGGGCACGACGACGTCTGCATCATCATGTACACCTCCGGCACCACCGGCCGTGCCAAGGGCGCCGTGCTGACCCACGGCAACGTCCTCTGGAACAGCCTCAACGTCGTCGTGGACACCGATGTCGCCGGCGACGAGGTGGCCCTGGTCTCCGCGCCGCTGTTCCACACCGCCGCGCTCAACATGAGCTGCCTGCCCACCCTGCTCAAGGGCGGCACGGTCCTCCTCGAGTCCTCCTTCGATCCGTCCCGCACCCTGGAGCTGGTCGAACGACACCGCGTCACCGGCATGTTCGGGGTGCCGACCATGTACGACGCGATCGCCGCCGCCCCCGGCTGGGCGAGCGCCGACCTGACCAGTCTGCGCACCCTGCTGTGCGGCGGGGCGCCGGTGCCGAGCCGTACCGCCCGCGCCTATCTGGACCGGGGCCTGGCCTTCGTCCAGGGGTACGGGATGACGGAGACGGCGCCCGGTGCGCTGGTCCTGGACCGGGGCGACTCGCTGAGCCGTGCCGGTTCGGCGGGCGTACCGCACTTCTTCACCGACGTACGGGTGCTGCTGCCCTCGGGCGAGGAGGCCGCGCCCGGCGAGAAGGGCGAGATCGTGGTCTCGGGGCCGAACGTCACCCCGGGCTACTGGAACCTGCCGGAAGCGACCGCCGCGGCCTTCCGCGACGGGGGGCGTTTCCGGTCGGGCGACGTGGCCACGGTCGACGCCGACGGCTACGTGACGCTCGTCGACCGGCTCAAGGACATGATCATCTCGGGCGGGGAGAACATCTACCCGGCCGAGGTGGAGGACGCGCTGCTCGCGCACCCGGACGTCGCCGAGGCGGCCGTCATCGGCGTGCCCGACCCCACGTGGGGCGAGGTGGGGCGGGCGGTCGTCGTCCTGCGCTCGGGGACCTCACCGACCGCCGAGCAACTCCTCACCCATCTCGAGGGCCTGCTGGCCCGCTACAAGCTCCCGCGGAGCTTCGTCCTCGTGCCCGAACTGCCCCGCAACGCCGCCGGAAAGCTGCTGAAGGCCCCCCTCCGGGCCCGCTACGGCAGCAACCCCACCGACTGA
- a CDS encoding SDR family NAD(P)-dependent oxidoreductase, protein MTSLNLSGKVAVVTGSGRGLGLAYARSLAAAGAAVVINDVDAEAAGAAVEQLTADGGRAVAEVVPVGSTEAAEALVARAVDSFGRIDAMVTNAGVLRDRVLWKMTDDDFDTVVEVHLRGTFTCVRAAVERMRAQGEGGRIVVAGSPAGQRGNFGQTNYAAAKAGIAAMVRTWAMELAKAGITANAVIPVAATAMTRTIPVFAPHVEALEQHGTALPDSLRKGEGFGTPEDVAGLVTYLASDAAAGVTGQCIGIGGDKLALWSHPQEVSVAYADGGWSPEAIAAAWPVSVGRTPETFGIPAPQL, encoded by the coding sequence ATGACCTCCTTGAATCTCTCCGGAAAGGTCGCCGTCGTCACCGGCAGCGGCCGCGGCCTCGGCCTCGCCTACGCCCGTTCCCTCGCCGCCGCCGGCGCGGCCGTGGTGATCAACGACGTGGACGCCGAGGCGGCCGGCGCCGCGGTGGAGCAGCTCACCGCGGACGGCGGCCGGGCCGTCGCAGAGGTGGTGCCGGTGGGCTCCACCGAGGCCGCCGAGGCGCTCGTCGCCCGGGCCGTCGACAGCTTCGGCCGGATCGACGCGATGGTCACCAACGCCGGCGTGCTGCGCGACCGGGTGCTCTGGAAGATGACCGACGACGACTTCGACACCGTCGTCGAGGTGCACCTTCGGGGCACGTTCACCTGCGTCCGCGCCGCCGTCGAGCGGATGCGCGCGCAGGGCGAGGGCGGCCGGATCGTGGTGGCCGGCTCCCCCGCCGGACAGCGCGGCAACTTCGGCCAGACCAACTACGCCGCCGCCAAGGCCGGCATCGCCGCCATGGTGCGTACCTGGGCGATGGAGCTGGCGAAGGCCGGCATCACCGCGAACGCCGTCATCCCGGTCGCCGCGACCGCGATGACCAGGACGATCCCCGTCTTCGCCCCGCACGTCGAGGCGCTGGAGCAGCACGGCACCGCCCTCCCCGACAGCCTGCGCAAGGGCGAGGGCTTCGGCACGCCCGAGGACGTCGCGGGCCTTGTGACCTACCTCGCCTCGGACGCCGCCGCCGGTGTCACCGGCCAGTGCATCGGCATCGGCGGCGACAAGCTGGCGCTGTGGTCGCACCCGCAGGAGGTGTCGGTGGCGTACGCGGACGGCGGCTGGAGCCCCGAGGCGATCGCCGCCGCCTGGCCGGTGTCCGTCGGCCGCACCCCGGAGACCTTCGGCATCCCGGCGCCGCAGCTGTGA
- the surE gene encoding 5'/3'-nucleotidase SurE, giving the protein MSKTLRRLGAASAGAVVLAAAGVTAYAATSGPGTDARPLAGMRILISNDDSMQAAKASNSDGLGLYELRRAMCAAGADVVVMAPWQSQSGRGTAVTNGGVLTAQRRTALPAGYESDCATAPAKGAVIGVCLGESPCTKDSPSATPADTVKLALRGGLKAKAGWTDAPDLVLTGINSGPNVSAQVNDSGTVGAAIAAIDEGVPAIAFSSSGDESQTFFPRANYRANAEFGARFVAGLDARSLLTSQFALKVDYPDVSGGTPAGRPAWTGVGHGKVVWHAYEPTGEDSFAIGLGVCEEKPGDPCTETARDADSTALFRDGRISVTPVTRDRTYGAHEPNTKTLRKLRQYVEHDAPAH; this is encoded by the coding sequence ATGTCGAAGACGCTGCGCAGACTCGGCGCCGCGAGCGCCGGAGCCGTGGTGCTCGCCGCCGCGGGTGTGACCGCCTACGCCGCCACGTCCGGCCCTGGCACCGACGCCCGGCCGCTGGCCGGGATGCGGATCCTGATCTCCAACGACGACTCGATGCAGGCCGCCAAGGCGAGCAATTCCGACGGCCTCGGCCTGTACGAGCTGCGCCGCGCGATGTGCGCCGCCGGCGCCGACGTTGTCGTCATGGCCCCCTGGCAGTCCCAGTCCGGCAGGGGCACCGCCGTCACCAACGGCGGCGTCCTCACCGCCCAGCGCCGCACCGCCCTGCCCGCCGGGTACGAGAGCGACTGCGCGACCGCCCCCGCCAAGGGCGCGGTCATCGGCGTCTGCCTCGGCGAGAGCCCCTGTACGAAGGACAGTCCGAGCGCCACCCCGGCCGACACCGTGAAGCTCGCGCTGCGCGGCGGCCTGAAGGCCAAGGCCGGCTGGACCGACGCCCCCGACCTGGTCCTCACCGGCATCAACTCGGGCCCCAACGTCTCCGCACAGGTCAACGACTCCGGCACGGTCGGCGCGGCGATCGCCGCGATCGACGAGGGCGTCCCGGCCATCGCCTTCTCCTCCTCCGGCGACGAGAGCCAGACCTTCTTCCCCCGGGCCAACTACCGCGCGAACGCCGAGTTCGGCGCCCGCTTCGTCGCCGGTCTCGACGCACGCTCCCTGCTCACCTCGCAGTTCGCCCTCAAGGTCGACTATCCGGACGTCAGCGGCGGCACCCCGGCCGGACGCCCGGCCTGGACCGGCGTCGGGCACGGCAAGGTCGTCTGGCACGCCTACGAGCCCACCGGCGAGGACTCCTTCGCCATCGGCCTCGGCGTCTGCGAGGAGAAGCCCGGCGACCCCTGCACCGAGACGGCCCGCGACGCCGACTCCACCGCGCTGTTCCGCGACGGCCGGATCTCCGTCACGCCGGTGACCCGCGACCGCACCTACGGCGCCCACGAGCCGAACACCAAGACGCTGCGCAAGCTCCGCCAGTACGTCGAGCACGACGCCCCGGCCCACTGA
- a CDS encoding AraC family transcriptional regulator — MLRARDAMDRAYAQPLDVPALARIAHVSPAHFSRTFRATFGETPHRYLQRRRVERAMFLLRETDRSVTDICYEVGFGSTGTFSRTFHDIVGSSPREYRKRATAVPVPSCFTRAWTRPAAD, encoded by the coding sequence ATGCTGAGGGCCCGGGACGCGATGGACCGCGCGTACGCGCAGCCGCTCGACGTCCCGGCCCTGGCACGGATCGCCCATGTGTCCCCGGCGCACTTCAGCCGCACCTTCCGCGCCACGTTCGGCGAGACCCCGCACCGCTACCTGCAGCGGCGCCGGGTCGAGCGGGCGATGTTCCTGCTCCGGGAGACCGACCGGAGCGTCACCGACATCTGCTACGAGGTCGGCTTCGGCAGCACCGGGACCTTCAGCCGCACCTTCCACGACATCGTCGGCAGCTCGCCGCGCGAGTACCGCAAGCGGGCGACGGCCGTGCCCGTGCCGAGCTGCTTCACCCGGGCGTGGACCCGACCGGCCGCCGACTGA